A single genomic interval of Vanessa atalanta chromosome 12, ilVanAtal1.2, whole genome shotgun sequence harbors:
- the LOC125067711 gene encoding 60S ribosomal protein L36 isoform X2, translating into MAPRFEIAVGLRKGHKTTKISAGKKGITDKAIKIRPARLKGLQTKHSKFVRDLVREVVGHAPYEKRAMELLKVSKDKRALKFLKRRLGTHIRAKRKREEMSNVLVQMRKAAAQAHHATTHAH; encoded by the exons ATGGCACCCCGGTTTGAGATCGCAGTTGGTCTGCGAAAAGGCCacaaaacaactaaaatatccGCTGGTAAAAAGGGGATTACAGACAAAGCAATCAAGATCAGACCTGCTAGGCTAAAGGGT ttacaAACTAAGCACTCAAAATTTGTACGTGACTTAGTCCGTGAAGTCGTTGGACATGCTCCCTATGAGAAGAGAGCTATGGAGTTGCTTaag GTGTCAAAAGACAAGCGTGCTCTGAAATTCTTGAAGCGTCGTCTTGGCACACACATCCGTGCTAAGAGGAAGCGTGAAGAGATGAGCAACGTGTTGGTACAGATGAGGAAGGCTGCTGCACAAGCGCACCACGCCACTACACACGCCCATTAA
- the LOC125067710 gene encoding myb-like protein X, translating into MEVGAVKQAFNNEIILLKKNLNQAKIQTIHKLTRKAKTLTNKKGPEALKDKQKRKAESAVREVLIIKKIKARDIARFIVTHTGNLNEYLNKPVVDENKACARLLLHKALQEKYKHIREKFINISIKDLFMSRQERKNLKKEEREKQKNKKKGKNKSNTVHVEGEWDVENTDKSKEALKKGTLKGDKSEDDEAMSEDDEKSENDGRTSENSSTLSNQSDTGDHSDADDHSDAGNHSDAGDHSDAGDPSDEEVEELNNKEFNVEDKDSDSDDIKDKKISKKVVINDKKNKIDSFKPSKETFELKINGSKKISEVKNKKVDKRIKDNKNKNLNEKLHKRKFNKESDDFSEKVTKIVDPFFVTSTGENYMSLVEPRNPDEVKEVHKEGNRKYRRAVMFGHVPKIKPRKNNYQSNNSSNKYESYENNKSSNKNKEFGNRQNNLKRHEDRGHDKKEEVLEKLHPSWEAKKKQSGLLPFTGKKIVFD; encoded by the exons ATGGAGGTTGGGGCTGTTAAACAAGCTTTTAACAACGAG ATTATTCTGCTCAAAAAGAATTTGAACCAAgcaaaaatacaaacaatacataAGCTGACGAGAAAGGCAAAGactttaactaataaaaaaggCCCAGAGGCTCTTAAAGATAAACAGAAAAGGAAAGCGGAGTCTGCAGTAAGAGAAGTGCTCATTATCAAG AAAATTAAAGCAAGAGATATAGCAAGGTTCATTGTGACACACACTGGGAatctaaatgaatatttaaacaaaccaGTTGTAGATGAAAATAAAGCATGTGCTCGGTTACTTCTACACAAAGCATTGCAAGAGAAATACAAACATATCAGGGAGAAgttcataaatatatcaataaaggaCCTATTTATGTCGAGGCAAGaaagaaaaaatctaaaaaaagagGAAAGAGAGAAACAGAAGAATAAAaagaaaggaaaaaataaatcaaatactgTTCATGTTGAAGGCGAATGGGATGTAGAAAACACAGACAAAAGTAAAGAGGCATTAAAAAAAGGAACACTTAAAGGTGATAAATCAGAAGATGATGAAGCAATGTCTGAGGATGATGAAAAATCTGAAAATGATGGAAGGACAAGTGAAAATAGTAGTACATTAAGTAATCAATCTGATACAGGCGACCACTCTGATGCGGATGACCACTCTGATGCAGGTAACCACTCTGATGCAGGTGACCACTCTGATGCAGGTGATCCATCTGATGAGGAAGTGGAagagttaaataataaagagttTAATGTTGAAGACAAAGATAGTGACTCTGATgacattaaagataaaaaaatatcaaagaaagttgtgataaatgataaaaagaataaaatagacTCATTTAAGCCTAGTAAAGaaacttttgaattaaaaatcaatgGAAGTAAAAAGATAtctgaagttaaaaataaaaaggtagaTAAAAGAATCAAGgataataagaataagaatttaaatgagaaactacataaaagaaaattcaaTAAAGAATCTGATGATTTCTCTGAAAAAGTAACGAAAATTGTAGATCCATTTTTTGTAACTTCTACTGGTGAAAATTATATGTCACTTGTAGAGCCAAGGAATCCTGACGAAGTTAAAGAAGTTCATAAAGAAGGTAACAGGAAATACAGAAGAGCAGTAATGTTTGGGCATGtaccaaaaataaaacctaGGAAAAACAATTATCAATCTAATAATAGTTCTAACAAATATGAAAGTTATGAAAACAACAAATCTagcaacaaaaacaaagaattCGGGAatagacaaaataatttaaaacggcATGAAGATAGAGGACACGATAAGAAAGAGGAAGTCCTGGAAAAATTACATCCTTCATGGGAAGCTAAGAAAAAGCAGTCAGGTCTATTACCTTTTACgggtaaaaaaattgtatttgattaa
- the LOC125067732 gene encoding ribose-phosphate pyrophosphokinase 2, with protein sequence MKSTVTLEEVVNKLDHLASPLSTRMPNIKVFSGSSHPDLAQKIVDRLGIDLGKVVTKKFSNMETCVEIGESVRGEDVYIVQSGSGEINDNLMELLIMINACKIASASRVTAVIPCFPYARQDKKDKSRAPITAKLVANILSVSGADHIITMDLHASQIQGFFDIPVDNLFAEPAVLKWIKENIPDWKTSIVVSPDAGGAKRVTSIADRLNVEFALIHKERKKANEVASMVLVGDVKDRIAILVDDMADTCGTICHAAEKLIEAGATKVYAILTHGIFSGPAISRINNACLEAVVVTNTIPQERHMQDCPKIQCIDVSMMLAEAVRRTHNGESVSYLFSNVPY encoded by the coding sequence ATGAAATCAACTGTAACTCTAGAAGAAGTAGTGAATAAATTAGATCACCTTGCTTCACCGTTATCAACCAGAATGCCTAACATCAAAGTTTTCAGTGGTAGCTCCCATCCCGATTTGGCGCAAAAAATCGTTGACCGTCTCGGAATTGATCTTGGCAAAGTGGTAACCAAGAAATTTAGTAACATGGAAACGTGTGTGGAGATTGGTGAATCTGTGCGAGGGGAAGATGTTTACATCGTACAGAGTGGAAGTGGTGAAATTAACGATAATCTAATGGAGCtacttattatgataaatgCTTGTAAAATAGCATCCGCATCCCGTGTAACCGCCGTCATCCCGTGTTTCCCTTACGCTAGACAGGATAAAAAAGACAAAAGCAGGGCTCCTATCACTGCCAAACTTGTCGCTAACATCTTATCAGTATCCGGGGCAGATCATATAATAACAATGGATCTTCACGCGTCACAAATTCAAGGTTTTTTCGATATCCCCGTTGATAACCTTTTCGCGGAGCCGGCTGTATTGAAGtggattaaagaaaatattcctGACTGGAAAACTAGCATCGTCGTATCTCCCGATGCTGGTGGAGCTAAGAGGGTAACATCGATTGCAGATCGCTTAAATGTTGAGTTTGCTCTTATCCACAAAGAACGGAAAAAGGCTAATGAGGTTGCTTCAATGGTACTGGTAGGTGATGTAAAGGACAGAATCGCTATCTTAGTTGATGACATGGCAGATACCTGTGGAACTATCTGTCATGCTGCAGAAAAATTAATAGAAGCTGGAGCTACTAAAGTATATGCAATTCTAACTCATGGCATTTTCTCTGGTCCTGCAATTTCTCGTATCAATAATGCCTGCTTAGAAGCTGTGGTTGTGACTAACACTATACCCCAAGAAAGGCACATGCAAGACTGCCCTAAAATTCAATGTATTGATGTGTCGATGATGTTAGCAGAAGCTGTTCGGCGTACGCATAATGGAGAATCTGTTTCCTATCTATTTTCTAATGTTCCATATtag
- the LOC125067729 gene encoding histone H4 transcription factor, which yields MEEKNVKSDTTKLKLVRCMEWLQHQNDPKKLSLQNQNDIQFICETNAHRKKFLLSVADDHATVPAGIDEPAIEPKAVPLRRLREEDLQMLCEWQTCKTYYTNYQQFQKHVATHASDLHIIDKEGNVDYVCLWDVCGHSTSDFNEMVRHINYHAYHARLLAIGFNGRATLKLERCKKDSTKRNQIPPLKSKHCCMWVGCSESFNSIQVFFDHVKQHINNNDGFLCSWAGCGAVFPRRVLLTMHVRSHTRERLIACFHCGHHFACNRKLSDHLLRQNVHLGAGFSCSMCGITCASEYLMREHERQHVSAYACALCDMSAPTPAALAHHVRYRHLADHTRTHACPHCPYRAVTKWDLRKHIPTHTRKKKRKKREEDSSDVEISEGNSEEEVKKEKVKKKYACHMCPEKEVKIFSRGTRLTTHLVKVHGAQWPFGHSRFRYQISEDGMYRLTTTRFEFEDVSKKIVDGYSWPKESLTNEFEFNLKQTAVATETSPQRFEISLKNNKNSDVNDVQHDSEDKQNKNNKAVEIMMCDVDEHGNIISTETIQSDVVYT from the exons ATGgaggaaaaaaatgtaaagtcagatacaacaaaattaaaattggtcCGTTGTATGGAATGGCTTCAACATCAAAACGATCCAAAAAAGCTCTCCTTGCAGAACCAAAATGATATACAGTTTATATGTGAAACGAATGCACATCGTAAGAAATTTTTGCTATCGGTAGCAGATGATCACGCTACTGTGCCAGCTGGAATCGACGAGCCAGCTATAGAACCAAAGGCCGTG CCTTTGCGCCGATTACGGGAGGAGGACCTACAAATGCTGTGTGAATGGCAGACATGCAAGACCTACTACACAAACTATCAACAATTTCAGAAGCATGTTGCTACACATGCATCTGATCTTCACATTATTGATAAAGAAGGAaatg TGGACTATGTATGCTTATGGGATGTCTGTGGCCATAGTACCTCAGATTTCAATGAGATGGTACGTCATATAAACTACCATGCGTACCATGCACGATTATTAGCAATTGGCTTTAACGGGAGAGCAACCTTGAAATTGGAGAGATGCAAAAAGGACTCTACTAAAAGAAATCAAATACCTCCATTGAAGAGTAAACATTGTTGTATGTGGGTTGGGTGCTCGGAGAGTTTTAATTCTATACAG GTATTCTTCGACCATGTCAAGCAGCATATAAACAACAATGATGGGTTTCTCTGTTCATGGGCTGGTTGCGGAGCGGTGTTTCCACGGCGTGTGTTGCTCACCATGCATGTCCGCTCCCACACACGCGAGCGACTCATTGCTTGTTTTCACTGCGGCCATCATTTTGCTTGTAATAGAAAATTGAGTGACCATTTGCTTAGACAG AACGTGCACCTGGGCGCCGGCTTCTCGTGCAGCATGTGCGGCATCACGTGCGCCAGCGAGTACCTCATGCGCGAACACGAGAGACAACACGTGTCAGCGTACGCGTGCGCGCTCTGCGACATGTCCGCGCCCACGCCCGCCGCGCTGGCCCACCACGTGCGCTACCGCCACCTCGCCGACCACACGCGCACGCACGCCTGCCCGCACTGCCCCTACAG AGCTGTAACGAAATGGGATCTTCGAAAACACATTCCAACACACACACGTAAGAAAAAGCGAAAGAAACGCGAAGAAGACAGCAGTGACGTGGAAATATCCGAAGGTAATTCAGAAGAAGAAGTTAAGAAGGAGAAAGTGAAGAAGAAGTATGCATGTCACATGTGTCCTGAGAAGGAAGTGAAAATCTTTTCGAGAGGGACGAGGTTGACTACGCATCTTGTTAAAGTTCATGGGGCTCAGTGGCCGTTTGGACATAGTAGATTTAG GTATCAAATAAGTGAAGATGGCATGTACCGTTTAACCACGACCAGATTTGAATTTGAAGATGTTTCCAAGAAAATTGTCGATGGTTACAGTTGGCCGAAGGAGTCGCTAACAAATGAGTTTGAATTTAATCTTAAACAAACAGCAGTTGCCACGGAAACGTCACCGCAAAGATTTGAAATATcacttaaaaacaataaaaatagtgaTGTTAATGACGTACAACATGATTCAGAAGacaaacagaataaaaataataaagcagtTGAAATTATGATGTGCGATGTCGACGAACATGGCAACATTATTAGCACTGAAACTATCCAATCCGATGTTGTTTACACGTAG
- the LOC125067730 gene encoding spermine oxidase-like isoform X1, whose translation MVTSVMDIIVVGCGASGIAALRKLHEAGLKVLGLEAADRIGGRIRTVEYGDCFLDLGAAWCHGEKDNVVFGLANPLDLLGRPKPDQKYFVLSNGTLLPIEAGEGIVQALNDELATANKNTKGSISACIRNAAKTNPTLKKDPGLAQSFVEWYEKNNHVGGQIDPKKGKSLKGLEVFSNCEGEFMLNWKGRGYKTILDILLNKYPDPSKELPIEIHLKKEVESIKWRTSKPGLDAGNPLVQIKCKDGSLYAAKSVIVTVSLGVLKERHHQLFNPPLPSEKINAINNLQLCVLDKIYIEFTKPWWPKTPACFNILWRKEDKAKFTSEEQWVSEIPGFNTVEYHPNLLLAWIYGEGAKKMENTSEERVKAGVVKLLEVFFSKEFTVTPVKSILRSQWASNPLARGAYSYRSVATEENGGSAVILSEPLYHGNNFPVACFAGEATSHHRHSAVHGAVEAGFREAERLIASFKK comes from the exons ATGGTCAC atcagTTATGGATATAATAGTCGTCGGTTGCGGCGCCTCCGGGATTGCAGCGCTGCGGAAACTTCACGAGGCCGGCTTAAAGGTGCTCGGCTTAGAAGCTGCTGATAGGATCGGGGGTAGAATTCGTACGGTAGAATATGGTGACTGTTTTCTTGATTTAGGAGCCGCTTG GTGCCACGGTGAGAAAGACAATGTTGTATTTGGTCTGGCAAATCCATTAGATCTCTTGGGTAGACCAAAACCagaccaaaaatattttgtcctgTCAAACGGAACTTTGCTGCCTATTGAAGCGGGCGAAGGAATCGTTCAAGCTTTGAATGACGAATTAGCTACTGCTAATAAgaatactaaaggatcgatttCTGCATGTATACGAAATGc GGCGAAGACCAATCCAACCCTAAAAAAAGATCCTGGATTAGCTCAATCATTTGTGGAATGGTACGAAAAAAATAACCACGTTGGTGGACAAATTGATCCAAAGAAGGGGAAAAGTTTAAAAGGTTTAGAAGTGTTTTCAAATTGTGAAGGAGAATTTATGCTTAACTGGAAAGGGAGAGGTTATAAGACTATACTTGATATTCTCTTG AACAAATATCCTGATCCCTCAAAAGAACTACCAATCGAAATACATCTTAAGAAAGAGGTAGAAAGCATAAAATGGCGAACAAGTAAACCAGGTCTGGATGCCGGAAATCCTCTGgttcaaatcaaatgtaaagACGGCAGTTTGTATGCAGCGAAAAGCGTCATTGTTACTGTATCTCTTGGAGTTTTAAAAGAAAG ACACCACCAATTATTCAACCCTCCTTTACCCTCTGAAAAGATCAATGCAATCAATAATCTCCAACTCTGTGTGCTGGACAAAATCTATATTGAGTTTACAAAGCCATGGTGGCCAAAAACACCAGcttgtttcaatattttgtgGAGAAAAGAAGATAAAGCCAAATTTACAAGTGAAGAACAATGGGTAAGCGAAATTCCTGGTTTCAATACTGTGGAGTATCATCCTAATTTGCTTTTGGCTTGGATTTATGGAGAAGGGGCGAAGAAAATGGAGAATACCAGCGAAGAACGAGTTAAAGCTGGTGTTGTTAAACTGTTGGAAGTGTTTTTCAGCAAGGAATTCACTGTAACACCGGTGAAATCTATTTTAAG GTCCCAATGGGCGTCAAATCCTCTAGCTAGAGGCGCGTATTCGTACCGCAGTGTTGCCACAGAGGAAAATGGCGGTAGTGCTGTAATTTTATCCGAGCCGTTATATCACGGCAACAATTTCCCTGTCGCTTGTTTCGCGGGTGAGGCGACGTCACATCATAGACATTCAGCCGTCCATGGTGCAGTGGAAGCTGGATTCCGAGAAGCCGAAAGATTGATTgccagttttaaaaaataa
- the LOC125067730 gene encoding spermine oxidase-like isoform X2, which produces MDIIVVGCGASGIAALRKLHEAGLKVLGLEAADRIGGRIRTVEYGDCFLDLGAAWCHGEKDNVVFGLANPLDLLGRPKPDQKYFVLSNGTLLPIEAGEGIVQALNDELATANKNTKGSISACIRNAAKTNPTLKKDPGLAQSFVEWYEKNNHVGGQIDPKKGKSLKGLEVFSNCEGEFMLNWKGRGYKTILDILLNKYPDPSKELPIEIHLKKEVESIKWRTSKPGLDAGNPLVQIKCKDGSLYAAKSVIVTVSLGVLKERHHQLFNPPLPSEKINAINNLQLCVLDKIYIEFTKPWWPKTPACFNILWRKEDKAKFTSEEQWVSEIPGFNTVEYHPNLLLAWIYGEGAKKMENTSEERVKAGVVKLLEVFFSKEFTVTPVKSILRSQWASNPLARGAYSYRSVATEENGGSAVILSEPLYHGNNFPVACFAGEATSHHRHSAVHGAVEAGFREAERLIASFKK; this is translated from the exons ATGGATATAATAGTCGTCGGTTGCGGCGCCTCCGGGATTGCAGCGCTGCGGAAACTTCACGAGGCCGGCTTAAAGGTGCTCGGCTTAGAAGCTGCTGATAGGATCGGGGGTAGAATTCGTACGGTAGAATATGGTGACTGTTTTCTTGATTTAGGAGCCGCTTG GTGCCACGGTGAGAAAGACAATGTTGTATTTGGTCTGGCAAATCCATTAGATCTCTTGGGTAGACCAAAACCagaccaaaaatattttgtcctgTCAAACGGAACTTTGCTGCCTATTGAAGCGGGCGAAGGAATCGTTCAAGCTTTGAATGACGAATTAGCTACTGCTAATAAgaatactaaaggatcgatttCTGCATGTATACGAAATGc GGCGAAGACCAATCCAACCCTAAAAAAAGATCCTGGATTAGCTCAATCATTTGTGGAATGGTACGAAAAAAATAACCACGTTGGTGGACAAATTGATCCAAAGAAGGGGAAAAGTTTAAAAGGTTTAGAAGTGTTTTCAAATTGTGAAGGAGAATTTATGCTTAACTGGAAAGGGAGAGGTTATAAGACTATACTTGATATTCTCTTG AACAAATATCCTGATCCCTCAAAAGAACTACCAATCGAAATACATCTTAAGAAAGAGGTAGAAAGCATAAAATGGCGAACAAGTAAACCAGGTCTGGATGCCGGAAATCCTCTGgttcaaatcaaatgtaaagACGGCAGTTTGTATGCAGCGAAAAGCGTCATTGTTACTGTATCTCTTGGAGTTTTAAAAGAAAG ACACCACCAATTATTCAACCCTCCTTTACCCTCTGAAAAGATCAATGCAATCAATAATCTCCAACTCTGTGTGCTGGACAAAATCTATATTGAGTTTACAAAGCCATGGTGGCCAAAAACACCAGcttgtttcaatattttgtgGAGAAAAGAAGATAAAGCCAAATTTACAAGTGAAGAACAATGGGTAAGCGAAATTCCTGGTTTCAATACTGTGGAGTATCATCCTAATTTGCTTTTGGCTTGGATTTATGGAGAAGGGGCGAAGAAAATGGAGAATACCAGCGAAGAACGAGTTAAAGCTGGTGTTGTTAAACTGTTGGAAGTGTTTTTCAGCAAGGAATTCACTGTAACACCGGTGAAATCTATTTTAAG GTCCCAATGGGCGTCAAATCCTCTAGCTAGAGGCGCGTATTCGTACCGCAGTGTTGCCACAGAGGAAAATGGCGGTAGTGCTGTAATTTTATCCGAGCCGTTATATCACGGCAACAATTTCCCTGTCGCTTGTTTCGCGGGTGAGGCGACGTCACATCATAGACATTCAGCCGTCCATGGTGCAGTGGAAGCTGGATTCCGAGAAGCCGAAAGATTGATTgccagttttaaaaaataa
- the LOC125067711 gene encoding 60S ribosomal protein L36 isoform X1: protein MAQWLERVLLTDMAPRFEIAVGLRKGHKTTKISAGKKGITDKAIKIRPARLKGLQTKHSKFVRDLVREVVGHAPYEKRAMELLKVSKDKRALKFLKRRLGTHIRAKRKREEMSNVLVQMRKAAAQAHHATTHAH, encoded by the exons ATGGCACCCCGGTTTGAGATCGCAGTTGGTCTGCGAAAAGGCCacaaaacaactaaaatatccGCTGGTAAAAAGGGGATTACAGACAAAGCAATCAAGATCAGACCTGCTAGGCTAAAGGGT ttacaAACTAAGCACTCAAAATTTGTACGTGACTTAGTCCGTGAAGTCGTTGGACATGCTCCCTATGAGAAGAGAGCTATGGAGTTGCTTaag GTGTCAAAAGACAAGCGTGCTCTGAAATTCTTGAAGCGTCGTCTTGGCACACACATCCGTGCTAAGAGGAAGCGTGAAGAGATGAGCAACGTGTTGGTACAGATGAGGAAGGCTGCTGCACAAGCGCACCACGCCACTACACACGCCCATTAA